Proteins encoded within one genomic window of Ottowia sp. SB7-C50:
- a CDS encoding acyl-CoA carboxylase subunit beta has product MKLILEQLEQKRAAARLGGGQKRIDAQHGKGKLTARERIEVLLDAGSFEEWDMFVEHRCADFGMDATHIPGDGVVIGYGTINGRLVFVFSQDFTVFGGALSEAHAEKICKLMDQAIKVGAPVIGLNDSGGARIQEGVASLGGYAEVFQRNVMASGVIPQISMIMGPCAGGAVYSPAMTDFIFMVKDTSYMFVTGPEVVKTVTHESVTAEELGGALTHNTKSGVADLAFENDVEALLMLRRFFNYIPASNREKAPYRPTLDKVDRADKSLDTLVPDNPNLPYDIKEAITKTVDDGEFFELQPDYAANIVIGMARMDGNVVGIVANQPLVLAGCLDIKSSIKAARFVRFCDAFNIPVITFVDVPGFMPGTAQEYGGIIKHGAKLLYAYAECTVPKITVITRKAYGGAYDVMASKHLRGDVNLAWPNAEIAVMGAKGAVEIIFREDKNDPEKLAKREAEYKARFANPFVAGSRGFIDDVIQPHETRKRICRSLAMLKDKKLENPWRKHGNIPL; this is encoded by the coding sequence ATGAAGCTGATTCTTGAACAACTCGAACAAAAGCGCGCCGCCGCCCGCCTGGGCGGCGGGCAAAAGCGCATTGACGCGCAGCACGGCAAAGGCAAGCTCACCGCGCGTGAGCGCATCGAGGTGCTGCTGGACGCTGGCAGCTTCGAAGAGTGGGACATGTTCGTCGAGCACCGCTGCGCCGACTTCGGCATGGACGCCACGCACATCCCGGGCGACGGCGTGGTGATCGGCTACGGCACCATCAATGGCCGCTTGGTCTTCGTGTTCAGCCAGGACTTCACCGTGTTCGGCGGTGCCCTGAGCGAGGCGCACGCCGAGAAGATCTGCAAGCTGATGGACCAGGCCATAAAGGTGGGCGCGCCCGTCATCGGCCTCAACGATTCAGGCGGCGCGCGCATCCAGGAAGGCGTGGCCTCGCTCGGCGGCTATGCCGAAGTGTTCCAGCGCAACGTGATGGCCTCGGGCGTCATCCCGCAGATCAGCATGATCATGGGCCCGTGCGCGGGCGGCGCGGTGTACAGCCCTGCCATGACCGACTTCATCTTCATGGTGAAGGACACCAGCTACATGTTCGTCACCGGCCCCGAGGTGGTCAAGACCGTGACGCACGAGAGCGTGACGGCCGAGGAACTGGGTGGCGCGCTGACGCACAACACCAAGAGCGGCGTGGCCGACCTGGCGTTCGAGAACGACGTCGAGGCGCTGCTGATGCTGCGGCGCTTCTTCAACTACATCCCCGCCAGCAACCGCGAGAAAGCGCCGTACCGGCCCACGCTGGACAAGGTCGACCGCGCCGACAAGAGCCTCGACACGCTGGTCCCGGACAACCCCAACCTGCCCTACGACATCAAGGAAGCCATCACCAAGACGGTGGACGATGGCGAGTTCTTCGAACTGCAGCCCGACTACGCCGCCAACATCGTCATCGGCATGGCGCGCATGGATGGCAACGTGGTTGGCATCGTGGCCAACCAGCCGCTGGTGCTGGCGGGCTGCCTCGACATCAAGAGCAGCATCAAGGCCGCGCGCTTCGTGCGCTTTTGCGATGCCTTCAACATCCCCGTCATCACCTTTGTCGATGTGCCCGGCTTCATGCCCGGCACAGCGCAGGAATACGGCGGCATCATCAAGCACGGGGCCAAATTGCTGTACGCGTATGCCGAATGCACGGTGCCGAAGATCACCGTCATCACGCGCAAGGCCTACGGCGGCGCGTACGACGTGATGGCCTCCAAGCACTTGCGTGGCGACGTCAACCTGGCCTGGCCCAACGCCGAGATCGCGGTGATGGGCGCCAAGGGCGCGGTCGAGATCATCTTCCGGGAAGACAAGAACGACCCCGAAAAGCTGGCCAAGCGCGAGGCCGAATACAAGGCCCGCTTCGCCAACCCCTTCGTCGCCGGCAGCCGTGGCTTCATCGACGACGTGATCCAGCCGCACGAAACGCGCAAGCGCATCTGCCGCAGCCTGGCGATGCTGAAGGACAAGAAGCTGGAGAACCCGTGGCGCAAGCACGGGAACATTCCGCTCTGA
- the meaB gene encoding methylmalonyl Co-A mutase-associated GTPase MeaB produces the protein MPTVHAITAAPGPAQRRAIAKAITLLESTRADHRAQGDELLTALLPHTGKSLRIGISGVPGVGKSTFIESLGVYLIEQGHRVAVLAIDPSSTVSGGSILGDKTRMDRLSTLEAAYIRPSPSSGTLGGVAEKTREAMLVCEAAGYDVVLVETVGVGQSETAVSGMTDMFVLLQLPNAGDDLQAIKKGVMELADLVVINKSDIDPAAATRARAQIQSALRLFGLHGNPEHAHHDEAQWHPRVIQISGLKGEGLDDFWQAVTQFRDLQTANGRLAARRQQQNLAWMWERIDAGLKSAFRAHLGVRAELPAMLEAVSAGRVAPSTAARTLLAAQLSNTS, from the coding sequence ATGCCCACCGTGCACGCCATCACCGCCGCCCCTGGCCCCGCCCAGCGCCGCGCCATCGCCAAGGCCATCACGCTGCTTGAATCGACGCGCGCCGATCATCGCGCGCAGGGCGACGAATTGCTGACGGCGCTGCTGCCGCACACGGGCAAGTCTTTGCGCATCGGCATCAGCGGCGTACCCGGCGTGGGCAAAAGCACCTTCATCGAATCGCTCGGCGTGTACCTGATCGAGCAAGGCCATCGCGTTGCCGTGCTGGCCATTGACCCCTCATCCACCGTATCGGGCGGCTCCATCCTGGGCGACAAGACGCGCATGGATCGGCTCTCGACACTGGAAGCTGCCTACATCCGCCCCAGCCCCAGCAGCGGCACGCTGGGCGGCGTGGCCGAGAAGACACGCGAAGCCATGCTGGTGTGTGAAGCGGCGGGCTACGACGTGGTGCTGGTCGAGACTGTGGGCGTCGGCCAGTCCGAAACGGCGGTGAGCGGCATGACCGACATGTTCGTGCTGCTGCAATTGCCCAACGCGGGCGACGATTTGCAAGCCATCAAGAAGGGCGTGATGGAACTGGCCGACCTAGTGGTCATCAACAAGTCCGACATCGACCCGGCCGCCGCCACGCGCGCGCGGGCGCAGATCCAGTCGGCGCTGCGCCTGTTCGGCCTGCATGGCAATCCTGAACATGCCCACCACGACGAGGCCCAGTGGCACCCGCGCGTGATCCAGATCAGTGGCTTGAAGGGCGAGGGGCTGGACGATTTCTGGCAAGCCGTCACGCAGTTCCGGGATCTGCAAACTGCCAACGGGCGCCTGGCCGCACGGCGCCAGCAGCAGAACCTGGCGTGGATGTGGGAACGCATCGACGCGGGCCTGAAAAGCGCCTTTCGCGCGCATCTGGGCGTCAGGGCGGAGTTGCCGGCGATGCTGGAGGCCGTATCCGCCGGGCGCGTGGCGCCATCGACGGCGGCGCGCACGCTGCTGGCAGCGCAGCTGTCCAATACGTCATAA
- a CDS encoding PIN domain-containing protein yields the protein MASALIDASAMVAAFGTNEPEGSRYQDLLALAALENWTLWTTWACVAEATYLVPPPNRFALLNWLGRGAVSVFPFDQAALLDFVPVMQRYTERPRTEMDLADASLYQLAADTGVTRIMTMDRRDFSRYRLPDGQAFEIL from the coding sequence ATGGCCTCCGCGCTGATTGATGCCAGCGCCATGGTGGCAGCCTTCGGCACGAATGAGCCCGAAGGTTCGCGTTATCAGGATCTGCTGGCGCTGGCCGCGCTGGAGAACTGGACGCTGTGGACCACCTGGGCCTGCGTGGCGGAGGCGACTTATCTGGTGCCGCCGCCCAACCGCTTTGCCTTGCTCAACTGGCTGGGTCGCGGCGCCGTGTCGGTGTTTCCGTTCGACCAGGCCGCCTTGCTGGACTTCGTGCCCGTCATGCAGCGCTACACCGAGCGCCCGCGCACTGAGATGGACCTGGCCGATGCCTCGCTGTACCAGTTGGCGGCGGACACCGGCGTCACGCGCATCATGACGATGGATCGGCGGGACTTTTCGCGCTACCGCCTGCCCGATGGCCAGGCATTCGAGATCCTGTAA
- a CDS encoding toxin-antitoxin system HicB family antitoxin codes for MAVSVRMSPLLEKELELAAQRKGVTKSQFIIEAVERALGRRNPYELMLQAKAEMAQDPHSAALSEAFVAEHQIAYDTERSRADLIAKLRAKHGLRAD; via the coding sequence ATGGCTGTTTCTGTTCGCATGAGCCCTTTGCTGGAGAAGGAGCTGGAGTTGGCCGCCCAGCGAAAGGGCGTGACCAAATCGCAATTCATCATTGAAGCGGTGGAGCGCGCGCTGGGACGCAGGAATCCGTATGAACTGATGCTGCAGGCCAAAGCCGAAATGGCGCAAGACCCACACAGCGCGGCGCTGTCCGAGGCCTTTGTCGCCGAGCATCAGATAGCCTACGACACCGAACGATCGCGCGCCGACCTGATCGCCAAGCTCAGAGCCAAGCATGGCCTCCGCGCTGATTGA